The proteins below are encoded in one region of Myxococcales bacterium:
- a CDS encoding VCBS repeat-containing protein, which translates to MRIPEWSLFLFGVCLAGCTELGDISAGVCGNGVVEGSEDCDGSQGCGPAGKDGACRFVCESDDECKTGWHCGKDAICREPSGGFERSPALISADSQIRVKVGDFDGDGFDDVLSVGQSGRLEVHYFEQGGQVATKAFQSEPFSPAVGKLTADSDGKLDSTDDIAHLGGFSVGVLETSTKRDFAPVAYAPIPVSETDSRFLIFDARPPSDIKQDEDDRFFGGSEILQITGTSLRSIVDKTVLTASLPISVLDIVPSVERGDPPIGRFDEGATRCDQFVLVGAQSAKLYLISPCNGDGWNNGLTKSYPPIELPSLPVKGLETALAADLNGDGHLDIVIGSANLEVNPLGAERHEIFAAFGNGDGTFKDDMGAGGTANKAVRLSVDKGKPFFPAVPLAAGDLNSDGRADFVFPGGIALSESCAPDPGCFASLGNENGEYFRAIVADVNKDDLNDVVAISENTREVAFLNGTGLGLYNLSRIPTLGFPTFINVGDYDGDLVLDVAVIETEQFGARGSGVKSSEVLSLPKDKLSILFGKLQGAPEAPVSMGKIGQVLGLASGHLLFKGLDTAADVGVLALGSDFSLSVALFGGATDRQLQSPFELTDGLDSQPDLTFALQIGRFAGEDHPDLAALSITYSAAAAASGPLPARLWLAPSTGMAELSAATNQATPLAGIDIDPCTTQLAQLDLDANGSDELVLLGRPRQAGGKGGRVQVARAENGAWKFDPLVKVDGARFTNERIARTTCRYIELGGVGKPGIADFLDDGTVQVADADASGVPDVMAFSVSSNFTSALELGEVKFSLALFKDGAFDAPLMLSLPSDSFIQGAVLVNVDTDPELELIVATEFGEYQYEVDFQTGELKDKKLVADSGFGPVPGPVFAGPLAPYDVLSRTIAGVVTGDFNGDRLPDFAVARPDHLVVYYGKPVKQ; encoded by the coding sequence ATGCGGATACCCGAGTGGTCGTTGTTTTTGTTTGGCGTCTGTCTTGCCGGCTGCACTGAGCTCGGGGACATCAGCGCAGGAGTCTGCGGGAACGGCGTGGTCGAAGGGTCCGAGGACTGCGACGGAAGCCAGGGCTGCGGGCCTGCTGGCAAGGACGGCGCCTGCCGTTTTGTGTGTGAGAGCGACGACGAGTGCAAAACAGGCTGGCACTGCGGAAAAGACGCCATCTGCCGCGAACCGTCGGGCGGTTTCGAGCGCAGCCCCGCGTTGATTTCCGCCGACTCGCAGATCCGGGTGAAGGTGGGTGATTTCGACGGGGACGGCTTCGACGATGTTCTGAGTGTCGGGCAAAGCGGGAGGCTCGAGGTGCACTACTTCGAACAGGGCGGGCAGGTCGCGACCAAGGCGTTCCAATCCGAGCCGTTCTCTCCGGCCGTTGGTAAGCTCACGGCGGACTCCGACGGCAAGCTCGACTCCACCGATGACATTGCCCACCTCGGAGGGTTTTCGGTCGGCGTGCTCGAGACGTCGACCAAGCGTGACTTCGCGCCGGTGGCCTACGCACCGATCCCAGTCAGCGAGACGGACTCACGGTTCTTGATTTTCGACGCACGGCCCCCGAGCGACATCAAGCAGGATGAGGACGATCGGTTCTTCGGCGGGAGCGAGATCCTGCAAATCACCGGGACCTCACTCCGGAGCATCGTCGACAAGACCGTGCTCACGGCCTCTCTGCCGATCAGCGTACTGGACATCGTTCCCAGCGTCGAACGTGGCGATCCGCCGATCGGAAGATTCGACGAAGGAGCGACGCGCTGTGACCAGTTCGTCCTCGTCGGCGCTCAATCCGCCAAGTTGTACCTGATCAGTCCGTGCAATGGCGACGGTTGGAACAACGGGCTGACCAAGAGTTACCCACCCATCGAGCTGCCGTCACTGCCGGTCAAAGGCCTCGAGACCGCGCTGGCTGCCGACCTGAACGGCGACGGGCACCTGGACATCGTCATTGGCAGCGCGAATCTCGAGGTGAACCCGCTCGGCGCGGAGCGCCACGAGATCTTCGCGGCCTTCGGCAACGGCGACGGGACGTTCAAGGACGACATGGGCGCAGGCGGCACCGCCAACAAGGCCGTGAGGTTGTCGGTCGACAAGGGCAAACCGTTCTTTCCGGCCGTGCCACTCGCCGCGGGGGACCTGAACTCCGACGGGCGGGCAGATTTCGTATTTCCGGGCGGCATCGCGTTGAGTGAGAGCTGTGCACCCGATCCGGGCTGTTTCGCCAGCCTTGGCAACGAGAACGGCGAGTATTTCCGGGCCATCGTCGCCGACGTCAACAAGGATGACTTGAACGACGTCGTAGCGATCTCCGAGAACACCCGCGAGGTGGCGTTTCTCAACGGAACCGGGCTCGGCCTCTACAACCTCTCTCGGATCCCGACGCTCGGGTTCCCGACGTTCATCAACGTGGGTGACTACGACGGCGATCTGGTGCTGGACGTCGCCGTCATCGAGACCGAGCAGTTCGGGGCTCGCGGCTCCGGGGTCAAGTCGTCCGAAGTCTTGTCCTTACCGAAGGACAAACTCAGCATTCTGTTCGGCAAGCTGCAAGGCGCGCCCGAGGCGCCGGTGAGCATGGGCAAGATCGGCCAGGTCCTCGGGCTTGCCTCGGGACACCTGCTCTTCAAAGGGCTCGATACGGCAGCAGACGTCGGGGTGCTGGCGCTCGGCTCGGATTTCAGCCTGAGCGTCGCGCTCTTTGGTGGCGCTACTGATCGCCAGCTGCAGTCGCCCTTCGAGCTGACGGATGGGCTGGACTCCCAGCCAGACCTGACTTTCGCCCTGCAGATCGGCCGCTTTGCGGGCGAGGACCACCCGGATCTGGCAGCCCTCTCCATCACGTACTCGGCTGCGGCAGCCGCGAGCGGCCCGCTGCCGGCGCGGCTCTGGCTGGCGCCCTCGACCGGCATGGCGGAGCTGAGTGCCGCAACCAACCAGGCGACGCCACTCGCCGGCATCGACATCGACCCGTGCACCACCCAGCTGGCCCAGCTCGATCTCGACGCCAACGGTAGCGACGAGCTCGTGTTGCTCGGGCGCCCACGCCAGGCAGGTGGCAAGGGGGGACGCGTGCAGGTCGCCCGCGCCGAGAACGGTGCTTGGAAATTCGACCCGCTGGTCAAGGTCGACGGCGCGCGCTTCACGAACGAGCGCATTGCGCGGACGACGTGCCGTTACATCGAGCTGGGTGGCGTTGGGAAACCCGGGATTGCAGACTTCCTCGACGACGGCACCGTGCAGGTCGCCGATGCGGATGCAAGCGGCGTCCCGGACGTGATGGCCTTCTCCGTCTCGAGCAATTTCACCTCGGCCCTGGAGCTCGGAGAGGTGAAGTTCAGCTTGGCGCTGTTCAAGGACGGAGCCTTCGACGCGCCGCTCATGCTGAGCTTGCCCTCGGACAGTTTCATCCAGGGAGCCGTGCTGGTGAATGTGGACACCGATCCCGAGCTGGAGCTGATCGTTGCGACGGAGTTTGGGGAATACCAGTACGAGGTCGACTTCCAGACTGGGGAGCTGAAAGACAAGAAGCTGGTCGCCGACTCTGGCTTCGGCCCTGTGCCAGGGCCAGTCTTCGCCGGACCGCTCGCGCCCTACGACGTGCTCTCTCGGACCATCGCTGGCGTCGTCACTGGCGATTTCAATGGGGACCGCCTGCCTGATTTTGCCGTCGCCCGGCCGGACCACCTGGTTGTGTACTACGGAAAGCCGGTGAAACAGTGA
- a CDS encoding tetratricopeptide repeat protein, with amino-acid sequence MQRTNRGRGRFWPSVVAVGILLQSAPAFGQDSPDDLARRHFESGVAYLQEADYESALKAFQKSYELSKRPDLLLNIATVHERKGDFTAAIDSLKKFLEVAPDAEQRATVEARITNLEKRQAEGATGEPKTGPGQTPPVGTTPGTPPPGVKPDKAKPAEKNNVPAFVLLGLGGVAAAGAVLTGVLANGEYNDAKDHCSPGCTDDDVSAGKTLALTSTILTGVAVVSASIGAVLYFSGGPASKEAARPAQRFNFGVAAAPGGAAAAASWRF; translated from the coding sequence ATGCAGCGAACGAACCGGGGACGCGGGCGCTTCTGGCCCTCAGTCGTCGCAGTGGGCATTCTGCTCCAGAGCGCACCGGCCTTCGGGCAAGACAGCCCGGACGATCTTGCGCGGCGACACTTCGAGTCGGGCGTCGCGTATCTGCAAGAGGCGGACTACGAGAGCGCGCTGAAGGCGTTTCAGAAGTCCTACGAGCTCAGCAAGCGACCCGATCTGCTCCTGAACATCGCGACGGTTCACGAGCGCAAGGGAGACTTCACGGCCGCCATCGACTCACTCAAGAAGTTCCTGGAAGTAGCGCCCGACGCCGAACAGCGGGCGACCGTCGAGGCGCGCATCACGAACCTCGAGAAGCGTCAGGCAGAGGGCGCGACGGGCGAGCCGAAGACCGGACCGGGCCAGACACCACCGGTCGGGACCACGCCGGGAACGCCACCGCCCGGGGTCAAGCCGGACAAGGCGAAGCCGGCGGAGAAGAACAACGTGCCCGCGTTCGTATTGCTCGGCCTCGGTGGCGTGGCGGCGGCGGGTGCCGTCCTGACCGGCGTGCTGGCGAACGGCGAGTACAACGACGCGAAGGACCACTGCTCACCGGGCTGCACCGACGACGATGTCTCGGCGGGCAAGACGCTGGCTCTGACCAGCACGATCTTGACTGGGGTCGCGGTGGTGAGCGCCAGCATCGGTGCGGTGCTCTACTTCTCGGGGGGCCCTGCGTCGAAGGAAGCCGCGCGACCCGCGCAGCGCTTCAACTTCGGCGTGGCTGCAGCACCAGGCGGCGCGGCGGCAGCTGCGAGCTGGCGGTTCTGA
- the carB gene encoding carbamoyl-phosphate synthase large subunit, translated as MPKREDIQKILLIGSGPIVIGQACEFDYSGTQGAKALTELGYDVVLVNSNPATIMTDPELVRRTYVEPLDLDTLTAIIERERPDALLPTLGGQTALNLALTLHEDGVLSRNGVKLLGAQIDAIRKAEDRQLFKEAMERAGLESPRSAHVSSVAEALELAAVTGYPVILRPSFTMGGSGGAIVENAGELEAKIEWALAQSPTHQVLVEESLLGWKEYELEVIRDKNDNFIVICSIENLDPMGVHTGDSITVAPAMTLTDREYQRLRDAARAVMHEIGVETGGSNVQFAVDPRTGRVLVIEMNPRVSRSSALASKATGYPIAKVAAKLAVGFTLDEIENDITGTSAAFEPTIDYVVVKWPRFAFEKFPGSDNRLGTQMKSVGEVMSIGRTFPEALQKAARSLETGKDGLTSLVGRVDYRALLEEPITARDLVHEAPPMARPKTSEPPPKDELRGLLEKIVAQPTADRLFHVADAVRHGISLERLHEVCAIDPWFLRQIERIVLQERTLTSAPELSTELLLESKRLGFSDAQIARLRRVDESLVRETRQRAGLHAVYGRVDTCSAEFVARTPYLYSTWETESEAEVSDKKKVLILGGGPNRIGQGIEFDYCCCHAVFALRELGIETVMVNCNPETVSTDYDTSDRLYFEPLTLEDVLSICREESQRGELLGVIVQFGGQTPLKLAVPLEKAGVRLLGTGADAIDRAEDRERFDTLLTKLGLERPKAGIAKGAAEAKRIASDIGFPVLVRPSYVLGGRAMMICWSETELDAYVELALDAAREEGGSQTLLIDQFLKNAIEVDVDSVSDGKRVVIGGVMQHIEEAGVHSGDSTSVLPPYSLKPAVIAEIERCTRALALELGVIGLMNVQFAVKDDQVFVLEVNPRASRTVPFVSKSIGRPLAKIAAKVMVGKTLDELGIRDEPIPTHIAVKESVFPFAKFPGVDTILGPEMRSTGEVMGISVSLALAFGKSMAASGYALPETGRAFISVQDDDKPAACDVARRLRNLGFSIVATGGTADALESARIPVERINKVLDGSPHVVDALVAGTIQVVVNTTQGAKAIRDSYSIRRTTLLENIPYFTTLSAARAAVDAMEVRFVAGRNVSSVRSLQEWHQRSRRAAPG; from the coding sequence ATGCCGAAACGAGAAGACATCCAGAAGATCCTGCTGATCGGCTCCGGCCCCATCGTCATCGGGCAGGCCTGTGAGTTCGACTACTCGGGCACTCAGGGTGCCAAGGCGCTGACCGAGCTCGGTTACGATGTCGTCCTGGTCAACTCGAATCCGGCGACCATCATGACGGATCCCGAGCTGGTGCGCCGCACGTACGTCGAACCCCTCGATCTCGACACCCTCACTGCGATCATCGAGCGCGAACGCCCGGACGCGCTCTTGCCGACCCTCGGCGGTCAGACGGCCCTCAACCTGGCGCTGACGCTGCACGAAGACGGAGTGCTGTCCCGCAACGGCGTGAAGCTGTTGGGCGCGCAGATCGACGCCATTCGCAAGGCCGAAGATCGCCAGCTCTTCAAGGAGGCAATGGAGCGCGCTGGCCTGGAGTCGCCGCGCTCCGCGCACGTGAGCAGTGTGGCCGAGGCGCTGGAGCTGGCGGCGGTGACGGGTTATCCGGTGATCTTGCGCCCGAGTTTCACCATGGGTGGGTCCGGCGGCGCCATCGTCGAAAACGCAGGCGAGCTCGAGGCCAAGATCGAGTGGGCGCTCGCTCAATCACCGACCCATCAGGTGCTCGTCGAGGAGAGCCTGCTCGGCTGGAAGGAATACGAGCTCGAGGTCATCCGGGACAAAAACGACAATTTCATCGTGATCTGTTCGATCGAAAACCTCGATCCCATGGGGGTGCACACCGGGGACTCGATCACGGTCGCGCCGGCCATGACGCTGACGGACCGCGAGTACCAGCGCCTGCGTGACGCGGCCCGAGCCGTGATGCACGAGATCGGCGTCGAGACCGGCGGTTCGAACGTGCAGTTCGCCGTGGACCCGAGGACCGGGCGGGTGTTGGTCATCGAGATGAACCCGCGTGTCTCCCGCTCGAGCGCCCTCGCCTCCAAGGCAACGGGTTATCCAATCGCGAAGGTCGCAGCCAAGCTCGCGGTCGGGTTCACCCTCGACGAAATCGAGAACGACATCACCGGGACGAGCGCGGCGTTCGAGCCGACCATCGACTACGTCGTGGTGAAGTGGCCGCGCTTTGCCTTCGAGAAGTTCCCGGGCTCGGACAATCGGCTCGGCACGCAGATGAAGAGCGTCGGTGAGGTGATGAGCATCGGTCGCACCTTCCCCGAGGCGCTGCAGAAGGCGGCGCGCTCCCTCGAGACCGGCAAAGACGGGTTGACCAGCCTGGTCGGGCGCGTCGACTACAGGGCGCTGCTCGAGGAGCCGATCACGGCTCGTGACCTGGTGCACGAGGCGCCGCCGATGGCACGTCCGAAGACCAGTGAACCCCCGCCGAAGGACGAACTCAGAGGCCTGCTCGAGAAGATCGTGGCGCAGCCAACGGCGGATCGTTTATTTCACGTCGCCGACGCCGTGCGCCACGGCATCTCACTCGAACGCCTGCACGAAGTCTGCGCGATCGATCCCTGGTTTTTGCGGCAGATTGAGCGCATCGTCCTGCAGGAGCGCACGCTCACCTCGGCGCCGGAGCTGTCCACCGAGTTGCTGCTCGAGAGCAAACGCCTTGGCTTCTCGGACGCACAGATCGCGCGGCTCCGGCGTGTCGACGAGTCCCTGGTGCGCGAGACCCGCCAGCGCGCCGGGCTGCACGCCGTTTATGGGCGAGTGGACACCTGCTCCGCCGAGTTCGTCGCGCGCACGCCGTATCTGTACTCGACCTGGGAGACCGAGAGCGAAGCGGAGGTCAGCGACAAGAAGAAGGTGCTGATCCTGGGTGGCGGCCCGAACCGCATCGGGCAGGGGATCGAGTTCGATTACTGCTGCTGCCACGCGGTCTTCGCGCTCAGAGAGCTCGGCATCGAGACGGTGATGGTCAACTGCAATCCCGAGACCGTCTCCACCGACTACGACACCAGCGACCGCCTCTACTTCGAGCCCTTGACGCTGGAGGACGTGCTCTCGATCTGCCGCGAGGAGTCCCAGCGCGGGGAGCTGCTCGGGGTGATCGTGCAGTTCGGCGGACAGACGCCGCTCAAGCTGGCCGTGCCCCTTGAAAAGGCCGGAGTGCGCTTGCTCGGTACGGGGGCCGACGCCATCGATCGCGCGGAAGATCGCGAGCGTTTCGACACCTTGCTCACCAAGCTCGGACTCGAGCGGCCCAAGGCCGGCATTGCCAAGGGCGCCGCCGAGGCCAAACGGATCGCAAGCGACATCGGCTTTCCGGTGCTGGTTCGCCCTTCCTACGTGCTCGGCGGCCGCGCGATGATGATCTGCTGGAGTGAGACGGAGCTCGATGCCTACGTCGAGCTCGCGCTCGACGCCGCCCGAGAGGAGGGTGGGTCGCAGACCCTGCTCATCGATCAGTTCTTGAAGAATGCCATCGAGGTCGACGTGGACTCGGTGAGCGACGGCAAACGCGTGGTGATCGGCGGCGTGATGCAGCACATCGAGGAAGCCGGGGTCCACTCGGGGGACTCGACCAGCGTCTTGCCGCCCTACAGCCTGAAGCCGGCGGTCATCGCCGAGATCGAGCGCTGCACCCGCGCCCTGGCGCTCGAGCTCGGTGTCATCGGCTTGATGAACGTGCAGTTCGCCGTCAAGGACGACCAGGTGTTCGTGCTGGAGGTGAATCCGCGGGCGTCGCGCACGGTCCCGTTCGTCTCCAAGTCCATCGGTCGCCCGCTGGCGAAGATCGCCGCGAAGGTCATGGTGGGCAAGACCCTCGACGAGCTCGGGATCCGCGACGAACCCATCCCGACCCACATCGCGGTCAAGGAGAGCGTCTTCCCGTTCGCGAAGTTCCCGGGTGTGGACACGATCTTGGGTCCGGAGATGCGCTCGACCGGTGAGGTGATGGGGATCTCCGTGAGCCTCGCGCTCGCGTTCGGCAAATCGATGGCCGCGAGCGGCTACGCCCTGCCCGAGACAGGCCGTGCATTCATCAGCGTTCAAGATGACGACAAACCTGCGGCCTGCGACGTGGCTCGGCGTTTGCGCAACCTGGGTTTCAGCATCGTTGCCACCGGCGGAACTGCCGACGCGCTCGAGAGCGCCCGCATTCCGGTCGAACGCATCAACAAAGTGCTCGACGGTTCCCCGCACGTCGTCGACGCGCTCGTCGCCGGGACGATTCAGGTGGTGGTCAACACCACGCAGGGTGCCAAGGCGATCCGTGACAGTTATTCGATTCGACGCACCACCCTGCTGGAGAACATCCCCTACTTCACGACCCTGAGCGCAGCCCGCGCCGCGGTGGACGCGATGGAGGTGCGCTTCGTGGCGGGTCGAAATGTGAGCTCCGTGCGGAGTCTGCAGGAGTGGCATCAGCGTTCGCGCCGCGCCGCACCAGGCTGA
- a CDS encoding protein kinase, with protein MATCPKCYLRYPDETLACEADGAPLVPDSAIAAMDREVGPGEMVGEYRVEEKLGEGGFGAVYRAVQPLIGKQVAIKILSRKLSGDPEMVSRFVAEARAVNQIQSKNIVDIFGFGALPDGRQYFVMELMTGATLEDYVRQRGRLSIEDAIPIFRGIARALDAAHASEIVHRDLKPENVFLVNDRESGLTPKLLDFGIAKLMGGSTGGHKTRTGVPMGTPYYMSPEQCRGDKIDHKTDVYSFGVLVFQVLTGQLPFAGESFMQIMFAHVSTPPPVPSQVFPSLGPALDAVIGQMLAKSPAERPDSPGAAIEALAAAARSAGHAVGTLPAGTPANLLGAGPAHSDGFAHARTAVLGASGSSTLSASETLAGPPSKGRAPLVALGVLVVVALVGGGIAVATSKKSEPASVASQTSAVTPEPSAAVPSASAEPTAPPAASVTPEPAGPVKLTLTSVPKQVEVFHGDEKLGTTPDDELRLPRGEAELSLTIKADGYLPEVVKVKPVADVSLSVKLRRKTGGGGKPKPGNPALEY; from the coding sequence ATGGCGACTTGCCCCAAATGTTACCTGCGATATCCGGACGAGACGCTCGCGTGTGAGGCCGACGGAGCCCCTCTGGTACCTGACAGCGCAATCGCCGCGATGGACCGCGAGGTCGGGCCGGGAGAAATGGTGGGGGAGTACCGCGTCGAGGAGAAGCTCGGCGAAGGCGGCTTTGGCGCGGTCTACCGCGCAGTTCAGCCGCTGATCGGCAAACAGGTCGCGATCAAGATCTTGTCGCGCAAGCTGAGCGGCGACCCCGAGATGGTCTCGCGTTTCGTGGCAGAAGCGCGCGCCGTCAATCAGATCCAGAGCAAGAACATCGTCGACATCTTCGGTTTTGGCGCGCTGCCGGACGGTCGCCAGTACTTCGTGATGGAGCTGATGACCGGCGCGACGCTGGAGGACTACGTGCGCCAGAGAGGGCGACTGTCCATCGAGGATGCGATCCCCATCTTCCGGGGCATTGCGCGGGCGCTCGACGCAGCCCACGCCTCGGAGATCGTGCACCGGGATCTGAAACCCGAGAACGTCTTCCTGGTGAACGATCGAGAGTCCGGTCTCACACCAAAGCTGCTCGACTTCGGCATCGCCAAGCTGATGGGAGGTTCGACCGGTGGGCACAAGACGCGCACTGGTGTGCCGATGGGTACGCCGTACTACATGTCTCCGGAGCAGTGTCGTGGCGACAAGATCGACCACAAGACCGACGTGTATTCGTTCGGAGTCCTCGTGTTCCAGGTGCTGACGGGGCAGCTGCCGTTCGCGGGTGAGTCGTTCATGCAGATCATGTTCGCGCACGTCAGCACCCCGCCTCCTGTGCCCTCGCAGGTGTTCCCGAGCCTGGGACCGGCGCTCGATGCGGTCATCGGGCAGATGTTGGCGAAAAGCCCGGCCGAACGCCCCGATTCCCCCGGCGCGGCGATCGAGGCGCTGGCGGCTGCAGCGCGCTCGGCGGGTCACGCCGTCGGGACGCTGCCCGCGGGGACGCCGGCGAACCTGCTGGGCGCGGGGCCCGCGCACAGTGATGGTTTTGCTCACGCGCGAACCGCCGTACTCGGAGCAAGCGGGTCGTCGACGTTGTCAGCGTCGGAGACTCTGGCGGGGCCGCCGAGCAAGGGCCGCGCACCGCTGGTCGCGCTCGGTGTGTTGGTAGTGGTCGCCCTCGTCGGTGGGGGCATCGCCGTGGCGACCTCGAAAAAATCCGAGCCCGCGAGCGTGGCCAGTCAGACCTCGGCTGTGACGCCGGAGCCGAGCGCGGCCGTGCCGTCGGCCAGCGCGGAGCCGACGGCACCGCCAGCCGCGAGTGTGACGCCGGAGCCGGCCGGGCCGGTCAAGCTCACGCTCACCAGCGTGCCGAAGCAGGTCGAGGTGTTCCACGGCGATGAGAAGCTCGGTACGACACCCGACGACGAGCTTCGGCTACCGCGGGGCGAGGCAGAGTTGTCGCTCACGATCAAGGCAGACGGCTACCTGCCGGAGGTCGTCAAGGTGAAACCCGTCGCCGACGTGTCGCTGTCGGTGAAGCTCCGAAGGAAGACGGGCGGGGGCGGCAAACCAAAACCTGGGAACCCGGCGTTGGAGTACTGA
- a CDS encoding transglycosylase SLT domain-containing protein, with amino-acid sequence MKFGGSVIVFALAACSAQQTPVGSHGVETPLGADSGALAKQKPAPAIKDEISIEEFQPLLAESLFARAAKHVDAGAYGLAAREVEAQMGKAEASPRSVARFQMLLGRLRELAGDLPGATASYQLAAAERWPLAGYATLATGRVLLRAGKTEEAIRWLERTPNGQPLSTDARLLKAEAALKAGKPDIAIEAWRAHLDTKPGDATDFSLRLATALLARARGKTDAAAVKDQTEALSLARRAAAENAANASVLNRAHKLEKRALEALPQPERHRSSLPTREDELIRVRALAEAKLEAEAEKAADKLLASLDKADRWSKLGCETSFWRGKAIALKRDASRASEAFDEVVKHCKSDDDLLARSLFLAGKQAAADGRQMQAIQRYAELERLLPKHRLADDARMGQALGYFELGIEARFTELLSTMVEDFPDGDVVLDAVFRLALRRMEKSDWPGAATVLEKVVAAVAKNDSARGTETSGRERYFLARAWLESGDTERGYAELEAIVRELPLSYYMLHAWARLVEKDPFRAKRVLEEAEKKAATQPFSFEHQPEFDSEGFQRAMELLRQGELDLARREVEGLGIAKRGATPRLLWGLSLLYARAGSARDAHIIARGMLTDWLGRWPSGDWVKAWQLAFPRPYRAIVEREVKKNPVTQALVYAVMREESAFDPGAVSPADAYGLMQLIVPTAKLFAKPVGLPYDAASLKQPSVNIALGTRGLAELEKTFKQNPLLAIPGYNAGPNRPRRWLRERPRTDFDLWVELIPITETRRYTKRVLASRAAYAYLYEKERAAEAMALPLRLD; translated from the coding sequence GTGAAGTTCGGTGGCTCCGTGATCGTGTTCGCGCTGGCGGCGTGCTCCGCTCAGCAGACGCCGGTCGGCTCGCACGGTGTCGAGACGCCGCTCGGGGCAGACTCGGGAGCGCTCGCGAAGCAGAAGCCGGCACCGGCCATCAAGGACGAGATCTCGATCGAGGAGTTCCAGCCGCTCCTGGCCGAGTCGCTCTTCGCCCGCGCAGCCAAGCACGTCGACGCTGGGGCGTATGGCCTTGCCGCGCGTGAGGTCGAGGCTCAGATGGGCAAGGCGGAGGCGTCGCCACGAAGTGTTGCACGCTTCCAGATGTTGCTCGGTCGCCTGCGGGAGCTCGCGGGCGACCTGCCCGGGGCGACTGCTTCGTATCAGCTCGCTGCGGCAGAACGTTGGCCCCTCGCCGGCTACGCAACGCTCGCCACCGGGCGTGTGCTCCTGCGCGCGGGCAAGACGGAGGAGGCCATCCGCTGGCTGGAGCGCACGCCCAATGGTCAACCGCTCTCGACGGACGCGCGGTTGCTCAAGGCAGAGGCCGCGCTCAAGGCAGGCAAGCCGGACATCGCCATCGAAGCCTGGCGCGCTCACCTCGATACCAAGCCAGGGGACGCCACCGACTTCTCCCTGCGGCTGGCGACCGCGCTCTTGGCTCGGGCCCGCGGCAAGACCGACGCGGCGGCCGTCAAAGACCAGACCGAGGCTTTGAGTCTCGCTCGGCGCGCAGCAGCGGAGAACGCCGCCAACGCATCGGTGCTCAATCGGGCACACAAGCTCGAGAAGCGCGCGCTCGAGGCGCTACCTCAGCCGGAGCGCCACCGCTCGAGCCTGCCCACGCGGGAGGACGAGCTGATCCGAGTCCGCGCGCTCGCGGAAGCCAAGCTCGAAGCCGAGGCGGAGAAGGCGGCCGACAAACTCCTCGCGTCTCTCGACAAGGCGGACCGCTGGAGCAAGCTCGGGTGTGAGACTTCGTTCTGGCGCGGCAAGGCCATCGCGCTCAAGCGGGATGCGTCGCGGGCGAGCGAGGCCTTCGACGAGGTCGTCAAACACTGCAAGAGTGATGACGACCTGCTGGCCCGCTCGTTGTTCTTGGCGGGCAAACAGGCGGCCGCCGACGGGCGCCAGATGCAGGCCATCCAGCGCTACGCAGAGCTCGAAAGACTCCTGCCCAAACATCGCCTCGCCGACGACGCGCGCATGGGCCAGGCGCTCGGGTATTTCGAGCTCGGCATCGAGGCGCGCTTCACTGAGCTCCTGTCCACGATGGTGGAAGATTTCCCAGACGGCGACGTCGTACTCGACGCCGTCTTCCGTCTGGCCCTGCGTCGCATGGAAAAGAGCGACTGGCCCGGCGCCGCCACCGTGCTCGAGAAGGTCGTCGCGGCTGTGGCCAAGAACGACAGCGCGCGCGGCACCGAGACGAGCGGCCGTGAACGGTATTTCCTGGCTCGGGCCTGGCTCGAGAGCGGTGATACGGAGCGTGGCTACGCCGAGCTGGAGGCGATCGTGCGGGAGCTGCCGCTCTCGTATTACATGCTGCACGCCTGGGCTCGTCTGGTCGAAAAAGACCCGTTTCGTGCCAAGCGTGTCCTGGAGGAGGCCGAGAAAAAGGCGGCGACTCAGCCCTTCAGCTTCGAACACCAACCCGAGTTCGACTCCGAGGGTTTTCAGCGGGCGATGGAGCTGCTCCGTCAGGGTGAGCTCGATCTGGCGCGGCGCGAGGTCGAGGGCCTGGGCATCGCCAAGCGCGGCGCGACGCCGCGACTGCTCTGGGGGCTCTCTCTACTCTATGCACGGGCCGGCTCGGCGCGCGACGCCCACATCATTGCGCGCGGCATGCTCACCGACTGGCTTGGTCGCTGGCCCTCCGGCGACTGGGTCAAGGCCTGGCAGCTGGCGTTCCCGCGCCCGTACCGCGCCATCGTGGAGCGCGAGGTGAAAAAGAACCCGGTGACGCAGGCGCTGGTCTACGCGGTCATGCGCGAGGAGAGCGCCTTCGATCCCGGTGCCGTGAGCCCAGCGGACGCCTACGGGCTGATGCAGCTGATCGTGCCAACGGCGAAGCTGTTCGCAAAACCCGTCGGTCTGCCCTACGACGCGGCTAGCCTCAAACAGCCGAGCGTGAACATTGCCCTCGGCACCCGGGGCCTCGCCGAGCTCGAGAAGACGTTCAAGCAGAACCCCCTGCTCGCGATCCCTGGTTACAACGCCGGCCCCAACCGCCCGCGCCGCTGGCTGCGCGAGCGACCGCGCACCGACTTCGATCTGTGGGTCGAGCTGATCCCGATCACGGAGACACGCCGCTACACCAAACGTGTGCTCGCGAGCCGCGCGGCCTACGCCTATCTGTACGAGAAGGAACGAGCGGCCGAAGCGATGGCGCTCCCGCTGCGCTTGGATTGA